A genomic window from Paucibacter sp. KCTC 42545 includes:
- the nirD gene encoding nitrite reductase small subunit NirD, giving the protein MTPSWKTICALADIPVLGARRVARAQGPQVAIFRTEDNQVFALLDRCPHKGGPLSQGLVFGHSVACPLHSWTIALDSGQAIAPDEGCAARFQVRVLDGQVQLDQTELDTVGLQFAPLKAGPCAKAA; this is encoded by the coding sequence ATGACACCAAGCTGGAAAACCATCTGCGCCCTGGCCGACATCCCCGTGCTTGGCGCCCGCCGCGTGGCCCGCGCGCAGGGCCCGCAAGTGGCCATCTTCCGCACCGAAGACAACCAAGTCTTCGCCCTGCTGGACCGCTGCCCCCACAAGGGCGGGCCCTTGAGCCAGGGCCTGGTCTTCGGCCATTCGGTCGCCTGCCCGCTGCACAGCTGGACGATTGCACTGGACAGCGGCCAGGCCATCGCGCCGGACGAGGGCTGCGCCGCGCGCTTCCAGGTGCGCGTGCTGGACGGCCAGGTGCAGCTCGACCAAACCGAGCTGGACACCGTGGGCCTGCAGTTCGCGCCACTGAAGGCCGGCCCTTGCGCCAAGGCCGCCTGA